A segment of the Deltaproteobacteria bacterium genome:
ACACCACCTGACTCATAAAAACTGCAACCAAATAAGCGCGCATAAAGCTCGCGTACTATATAAACCAAACAATTACCTTTGCTATCAAGTAGAGGGCAGCGAAAATGCAGTTCACGTGCTATCAACGTATGGTCGATAGTATTTCCTGGTGGCGGTGCATCAAACGCTAAAATGACTGGGCGATGATGCTCATATAGATTTAGTGCTTCGCTAATAATGCTATCTCGTTGTTTTGGATTTAGATGGCTCTGCGCCCAATCCCACATCACCATAAATTCTAATGGAGTAAGAAATACACATTCATGACAGCAAGCATCACACCCAGCTTGGCAAGGTAAATTTAAATTGCTGGTGTTACGAAGGTTACGAGCATCAATGTCAGCATATAATGCGAGTAGCGCTTGACGCTCTGTGATAAAATCTACGCCAATATCTGCCGTTAATTGAATGAAATCAATTGCTAAATAATTACTCACGAATCTACTTGTATCGGAAAAACTGTTACTTGCCCACGTGATTCTATACGTAAAAAAGTAACTTGCAGATTAGCTGGTGCTGACACTGCTTCAATACGCTTTTCAACTGGTGGTGGCATTGGCGGTGGCTCTGGGGTTAATTTGCGATTGTGGCGTTTGCTTTTTTTGCGCCATTTTTTGGTGATTTTTTTCTTTATCTTTTTTGATGGTGGCGGCGTTGTTTGCAGTTTAACTTCAACTTCTTCTTCTCTAGTGAAGTCATGCAAATAAAGAGTTATCTTTTTACCAGCCATTACAACATCTCGATGAGTTTTATAATCGCCATCAATAGTAAAACTAACATTTAGCCAATCATAATCACTGGTATTTTGAATAATAAAATAGCGGCCCATAATTGGGTCACCGGGTAGTACTGTTATTAAAGCATCAAGATCGTTTGGTCCTGTATTTCTTGGCTTTAACACAAATAAAAGCGTGGCAATTACAATTGCGACATAAATTAGTGCAGCGATAATTTTAAGCTGAAAAAATATCGAACGCGCACGAAATAAACGCCACTCTTCTTTTGCATGTTCGCTAATAGTTGCGTTCAGCACACTTGTTCTCGCAGATAGAAATCGTTGGGCCCACGAGGAATTTTAAACATGTTAAAAATCTCTTAAAACTTTTTATCTATTAATTATGCCTATAGTTTTAAGCAGCGCTACTTAAGAACCTGCACTAAGAAAAAACTCAATAATTACAACAAGTTTAGCTATAGACTATTTAGCTTTTTGATGATTTTGGCGCTGATTTTTTCATCTCTGCAACAATTTTAGACCAATGCTTGCTAATGTACTCTTTGGCCTGCGAACCGGTAGCAAACTTATACTGACTTTGTAAAACCGCATCGTCGATTAAGTGTTCTTTGCCTTGTGTATCTAAAACTTTGCGTTTAGGCAGACCGCTAACGTTCTCAAGATACAAGACGACGTCGGGCAAATCGGATTTGCTGCGAGTACGTTTTAGAACTGTGCGGCAAGTCTGCATCTTGTCAAAAAAGGGATTATCCATAAAAACTCCTTGTATCATCATATGTGTGGTAAAAGGCAATAAAACAATAACGATCACAATCATATCTAGGGGGTGTCCCTAAGTACCGATAACTATATTTATACTACAAGGCTTGACTTTTAGCTGTACTTCTGGTGAAAAGCTCAACCCACGAGCGGGACTAACTCAGTGGTAGAGTGCAACCTTGCCAAGGTTGAAGTCGCGGGTTCAAATCCCGTGTCCCGCTCCAAAACGCTAAGTATGACACCCGGTTGCTTATATAGGTTAACCGGGCGTTTTTGTTTTTGGGGACGGGTGTACGTTTGCGCAAATCGGTCGAAGGATTAACCCGAGTACTCGGACCAGACTCTATAACTCACAAGCGCGACAAAATTTTACCAGCGCTTTAGATAAAGCAAAACTCTAAGGCGCTGTGCAAATACGTCGCAAAGACGGCAGCCTCTTTACACTCTCTCCAGTAGCGCTAACAAAAAAATCGCCACTCGATATAAAAGGTATAAAAACCAAAGCTACAACGAAAGATATAATTAGCGCCATACATGAATCACGACGTCGTTAACCCACCCACGCCATACCTACGCAAAGCGGGTATCTATGTATATATATCTAATATATTTATAACTCCTAGATTGCCGCTTTCGCGGCAATGACGGATTTACTTAACCTTAGATTACTACTTTTGAGACACCGCTAAATTAACCAATGTTGCTACCGCAAAACCAGTAGCGCTTTTAGTCTCACCATTTGCTTTAGACATTGCCAGGCCAGCGATATCAATATGAGCCCATGGTGTCTTACCGATAAATTCTTTTAAAAACATCGCTGCAGTAATAGCACTACCTTCACGGGCACCAACATTACGAATATCGGCTACCTCACTTTTTAATTGTGCTTTATGTGATGTTAGCAAAGGCATACGCCACAAACTTTCACCTTCTTGTTTAGCACTATTTTCTATCTGTTGAGCAAGCTTATCATCATTGCAGAACAGTCCCGCAGTCGTATTACCAAGAGCAATTACACAAGCACTGGTTAATGTTGCTACATCAATTATTGCAGCAGGTGATTGTTTAAGGGCAAAATGAAAAGCGTCAGCTAAAATTAGGCGTCCTTCTGCATCGGTATTAATGATTTCAACACTTTTTTGAGCAGCACTAAAAATTATATCTCCAGGTCGCATTGCATTACCTGCTGGCATATTTTCAGCTAGTGCAATAATAGCATGAACATCTTGTGCGGGTTTAAGCTTCGCGATTGCGGTCATAGCGGCAAGTACAGCCGCAGCCCCGGCCATATCAGATTTCATACCATCCATACTTGTTGGCGGTTTAAGACATAAGCCACCGGCATCAAAAGTAATACCCTTACCCACTAAAACTAATGGCTTTTTATTACGTGTTGATTTTTTAGCTTTATAAACAAGATGAACGAGACAAGGTTTATGCGCACTGCCTGCCCCAACTGCCAGTAATAATCGCATATTGTGTTTTTCAAGTTCGCGTGCGCTTAGCTTTTTAAAAATCAGGCCATGAAAGCGCGCTTGTTTCGCTGCTTGTAGCGCAAAAGCTTCAGGATATAAAACACAGGGAGGTTCGTTAACCAAATCACGCGCCAGGGTTACTGCCGAAGCAATAACGGTAGCGTAGCTTTGTAGAGATTTAAAACGAGATTTAGTCAAATTATCATTTGTTTGTATAGCTAATAGTGTTGGAACGCTTTGCGGTAATTTCTTTTGGCGATAACGATTAAAGCGATAATTTGCCAGCATTGCCGAACGACTAATAACAGTTAAATGTTTGGTGGCTTGCAAGTTTGGTGGCAGAACCAGCAATATTGTGTTAGCGCTAACTCGTTGGGCAATTTTTACAACTCTTTGACCTAACAATTCTGATGTCTGCTCATTATATTCTTGTTTATTGCCTATACCTAATAAAGCAACTCGCTTAGCTTTGAGTCTTCCCAGTGTATTAATCACTACCGAATCTTTTTCTTTTGCGGTAAAGTGTTCTTCTTTAGCAGCAGCTAACAACGCTCCGTTTAGAACTTTATTGATAGTCAGACATACATCTGTTTGAAAATTTTTCTCAAATAATGCTAACACAATGAAATCGTAATTAGATTTTATTACTTCATCATTATACTGAGTAATCTTTAGCATTGCCGCGATATCCTCTTGCTTACGGGATCTGTGAACAAAACTCTATATTCCAGGTAATATCTGAAGGAGCCATATTGTAAATTGTTTCACGCTGCCAATTGTTGCCATCCCACTTATATTGTCTAACTACGTTTTGATCATCAGCAGATACATACAATTCAACTGTACCATCGTTATCAATGTCAGCAACGTTAGCAGCATGCTCAAATCCACTAGAATCTGCATCAATGCACTCGGTCTCCCATTTACCATCTGCTTGAATTGGTGCCACTAAACGCCATATCCCAGCTTTCATGGTAGTAACAATTAAATCATTTTTATTTGCATGCTTTAAATCCGCGGCCAGTAATACGCGTGCTTGCATGGCATCTTTTATACGAGCAATAACTTTACTGCGCCATTTTTTGTCAACACGTTGATATTCATAAATGTCAACTGTAGAGCTATCACTATGCGCGCGTGCTGGTTCTACAGCAGCATAAATACTATCTCGACCTCGACCAAGAATATCTGTTACTAAAATTTCTTTAACATGCGCATCTTTAAAACGAGCAACAGTTGTAACTATAAATCCTTTTTTAGTGTCGCGATGAAAAGCTAAAATCGCACCAGCTTGTGCAGCATCGACTTTATTAGGGGTTGATGGGGTTACAAAAAATTCGCGTATTTTATCACCATCAACGTCACCAATTTCAACCTCATGCACAAAGGTTTCGGGTTTACGATATACTTCGGTCATATACCAACTTTTATTATCGTTGTCTGGCCCTGAAGCTATATGCCATTTTCCACCTTGTGGTGCTTTTTCAAGATGAGTTAGCACTGCCACAACACCTTGATCATGAGTTGCAATAACTAAATCATCTTTGTCATCGTGAGTAACATCAGCAATCTCAAAATCGCGTAAGCGATCCCATTTGCCTCCAAATTCACCTTGCCAAATTGTTTCGGCTACCCAAGCACCATGCTTATCGTGATGCCACAACTTGGCTAAAGCTTTAGTTGCACCAATCGTAAGCACATAACTTTTGTTATCGAACTTAATACATGCTGCTTTATGAAAGACTCGACTCTCGGGATCAACTATCATCTCTGAATGCCATGTTGAACCACGTTTTTGTAATAAAAGTAAACTGGCTGGTTCAGGTACAGGTTTACTTTTACCCGATTCATCAGTTTGACGAGTAAAACGTGCTTGCGATAATAATAATGTAGCAAAAGGCGATGGTTTCTCTTGCACTATTGCAGAAGTATTATTTTTTACATTGGAAATATTCTGAGAATTAGGCCCAGTTACCGACTGCTTTGTTTGCTTATTGTTTTGGCATGCAACAAAGAAAATTGCTAATACACAAAGAAAATAGATAATTAATTGTCGCACATATACAGTAAAATTAGACATTCTTTACCCCTAAAAAATTAACAAATGATTCTCATTAATTTACTATTTGCATAGCAGTTTATGAGTTCGACGTAATTTACGTATTAATGTTTTTTCGGCATCTTTCATTATTCGTGCCTGATGACCACCGTTAACATGGTCATGACCTAATAAATGCAGCACACCATGTACTAATAAACGATCTATTTCCTCGTCAAGACTACAGCGATAAAAGGTAGCTTGACGTTTTACCATATCATAACTGATTACTATGTCACCTAAGAGTGGTGCGGGACCTAATTCTTGCAAGTCCTTAACTCGCGCTGTTAATTGAGAAAATGACAATATATCGGTCGGCTTATCTTTACCACGCCACTGTTTATTTAACTCATGAATTTCTTGGTCATCAGTAATTAATAAGGATAGTTCAGCTTTAGGACAACCCAAGACGTCGCAAATTATCTGGC
Coding sequences within it:
- a CDS encoding leucyl aminopeptidase; the encoded protein is MLKITQYNDEVIKSNYDFIVLALFEKNFQTDVCLTINKVLNGALLAAAKEEHFTAKEKDSVVINTLGRLKAKRVALLGIGNKQEYNEQTSELLGQRVVKIAQRVSANTILLVLPPNLQATKHLTVISRSAMLANYRFNRYRQKKLPQSVPTLLAIQTNDNLTKSRFKSLQSYATVIASAVTLARDLVNEPPCVLYPEAFALQAAKQARFHGLIFKKLSARELEKHNMRLLLAVGAGSAHKPCLVHLVYKAKKSTRNKKPLVLVGKGITFDAGGLCLKPPTSMDGMKSDMAGAAAVLAAMTAIAKLKPAQDVHAIIALAENMPAGNAMRPGDIIFSAAQKSVEIINTDAEGRLILADAFHFALKQSPAAIIDVATLTSACVIALGNTTAGLFCNDDKLAQQIENSAKQEGESLWRMPLLTSHKAQLKSEVADIRNVGAREGSAITAAMFLKEFIGKTPWAHIDIAGLAMSKANGETKSATGFAVATLVNLAVSQK
- the ybeY gene encoding rRNA maturation RNase YbeY, with product MGCPKAELSLLITDDQEIHELNKQWRGKDKPTDILSFSQLTARVKDLQELGPAPLLGDIVISYDMVKRQATFYRCSLDEEIDRLLVHGVLHLLGHDHVNGGHQARIMKDAEKTLIRKLRRTHKLLCK